The following DNA comes from Prosthecobacter sp. SYSU 5D2.
TGTTCCGGCGCATCATACAGACCGGCGCTGCGGCGTTTCACCTCCAGGGCCTCCACTTCCGTCGGCGTCGTCTCATCCATACCCGCGCCCCACTGCGCCACGTCCACAAAATGTGCGCCCCAGTCCGTGATGTAGCCAGGGGAGTATTCGTCAATCCAGCGGAAGTTAAAATGGCATCGTGCTGCCGTATAGGGCCGCTCCGGCGCACTGCCTAACCACATGGCATAATCCAGATGCGCTGGCACCTCCTCCGGCCCTTCCATACCGGTGTACCCGCCACGGATGGCAAAGGTGCCCGGCACGCCGACCTGGATTTCCTTCAGCTCACCGATGTATCCGTTGCGCACCAGCTCACAGGCCATGCGCACCTTCAGTCCGGATCGCCGCCAGGTGCCGCATTGCAGCACCCGTTTGTTGTCCTCCACCGCCCGGCAGATCGCCCGCCCTTCGGCAATGCTGGCCCCCAGCGGCTTCTCCGAAAACAGGTCCTTGCCCGCTTGCGCTGCCGCGATGGCCACATTCGCATGCCAGTGGTCAGGAGTCGCATTCATCACCGCATCCACATCCGTGCGTGCCAGCACTTCGCGAAAATCATTGTAGCCATCGCCCGCCTTCAGCCCGGCCAAATTCAATGCGCGTTCACGATGTTTGCCATCCACATCGCAGATGGCCACCACCTGCACCCTTTCATCCGCCAGGAGAGCCCTCAGATTGCTCGTCCCCTGCCCGCCCACGCCGATGCAGGCCAGGCGGATTTTGCTGTTAGGGGCCACCGCTCCCGCCCGGCCCAGCAACGCGGCTGGCAGGATCATGGGAGCAGCAGATTTCAGAAACTGACGTCGTGTGGTGGGGAGCAATCCGGACATGGAACAGAAACGGAACCGGAGTGCCCCTTTCATCATCACTTGTGACCAAGATTGAAACCGCTATGCTTAAAAATCTGATGCCCACCGACCTCCGCGACTGGTATGACACCCCGCTTTATTACGACATCATCTTTGATGCCGACACCCCGCGCGAGGCCACCTTCCTGGAAACCGTGTGGACGATCTTTGGCGAGAAAAGCCGCACCCGCCGTGTCCTGGAGCCCGCCTGCGGCAGCGGCCGACTTGTTATCGAAATGGCCCGCCGTGGCTGGAAGGTGGACGGCTTTGATGGCAATGAACACATGCTCGCCTTTGCCCGGGAACGTCTGAAAAAAGAAGGTCTCAAAGCCCGCCTGTGGCCCGACTGGATGCAGAGTTTCCAGGTCACCAAAAACGGCCATTACGACCTCGCCCACTGCCTGGTCAGCACGTTTAAATACCTCCAAACCGAAGCTGATGCCCTCGCCTGCATGCAACGCGTGGCCACCGCCCTGAAACCCGGCGGCCTGTTTGTACTCGGCCTTCACCTGAGCGACTACGCCGCCGAAAAAGAAGAGCACGAACGCTGGAAGGCCCGGCGCGATGACATCGAAGTGGTCTGCAACACCCACACTTGGCCGCCCGACCGCAAGACCCGCCTGGAGGCCCTGCGCACACGGCTAAAGATCAGCCATGCCGGCCGCACCCACCTCCAGGAAACCCGCTGGCACTTCCGTACCTACAATGCCCGCCAGCTAAAGGCCCTCCTGCGCAAAGTGCCAGAACTGGAACTGATGATCTGCTACGACTTCACCTACGACCTCGACACTCCCCGCCAGCTCGATGACAGCTACCCGGATATCGTGCTAGTGCTGAAACGGCAGGTACAATGAAATACTTCGTTAAATCCGCCCGGCTTCTGGAAACTACTCTTGCAAGCCCATCATGTCCCCTGCCGAAACCGAACAGCACCAGCGCTTCCTGCGCGCCCTGACCGCCCATGAGCCCGCGGTCCGCGCCTATGTGCGCCGCCTGGTCCCGAGCCGCGCCGATGCCGACGATGTGATGCAAGAGGTCGCCATCGTCCTATGGGACAAATTTGGGGAATTTCGCGAAGGGGCCGAATTCCGCCCCTGGGCCTTCAGCATCGCCCGGTTCAAAGTCCTCTCCTGGCTGCGCGACAAAGGCCGCGACCGCCTGGTGCTGAGCGAGGAGGTCGTGGACCTCATGGCCGAAGAAAACGCCCTGGACGAAACTCGCCTGGAGCGCCAGCGCCGCGCCCTGGAAGCCTGCACCCAGAAGCTGGAGCCGGACCAGCGCCAGCTCCTCATGCAGGCCTATCAACCGCAGGCCAGCATCCAAAACATCGCCACCACCAGCGGCCGCACCGTCGCCGGTTTTTATCAATGGCTGCACCGCATCCGGCGTCTGCTTCAGGACTGCGTGCAGCGCGAGCTGGCCAAGGAGGAACCGTCATGAATCTGGACGAACTGGCCAACCGCTATCTCGACGGACAGGCGAGTGCTGAAGAAGTGCTGCAGCTCGACCACCTCCTGCGCACCCAGGCCGCTTCCCGCCGCCACTTTGCCGACCTCGCCAATCTTGATTCAGCCCTCGCCGAACAGGCCGCCGGTTGGGAACCGCAACCGTTATCCAAACCCGCTCCCGCCAAACCGCTGCGCACCGCCCCATCCCGCCTCTGTCTGGCCGCCGCAGCCACCATCGCCGTTCTCATCACCAGCGCGTGGTGGTGGCAGAGCAGCACCCATATCTATGCCACCGTCGCGCGCGGCATCGGCCTCACCGAGTTTCCACAGGGCATGGAAATCTATCGAAAACATTATTCCATCCAGTCAGGCACCGTTGAGTTCATCACCGCACGCGGAGCAAGGGTAGTCATTGAGGCACCCGCTTCTTTCCAGTTCGCCTCCGCCCAGCTTCTGCATTTGAAACAGGGCCGTCTGGCTGCGGATGTGCCGCCTGCGGCCAAAGGCTTCACCGTCATCACCCCCACCGGCAAGGCCGTGGACCTGGGCACCAAATTTGGCGTGGATGTCCCCGCCGACGGCCAGGCTGAAATCCACGTCTTTCAGGGCGAAGTCATCGCCCAGTCCGACAAGGGTGGCAAACGCCAGAGCCTGCGTGATGGCGAGGCTTACTCCCTTCAATCCGGTGCCGGTGCCGCACGCGAGATCCGCTCCGCTGCCTTCATTCAGCCGGATGAAATGCAGGCCCTCCAGGCTGCCCTCACTTCTGGTCAGCGAGCCCGTTCAGATGCCGCCATCGCCGCGCTGCGTCAGGATGAATCCCTCATCGCCCTGCTGGACTTTGAAGAGGAAACGCTACCCTCCGGCACCTTCCGCATGACGCAGGGCCGCTGGCCCGGCTCTCGCGCACCGGAGTTCGTCCATGTGGGCGACCACATGAAGCTCACGGCCGGTGGCAATGGCCGCTCCTGGCCGCAACTCACCCTCGCTGCCTGGGTGCGCCTGGACCGCCTCGGCCAGCCTTACCAGTCGCTTTATCACACAGACGGCTGGGATGAGGACAAACCCGGCCAGGTCCACTGGATGATCAACCGCGACAGCACCATGCGCCTGGCCTTGAAGCACAACACCCTCGCCCCGGGTGCCGTGGAAAAGCAAGGCTTCCCGGATTCCCTCACGCCCGTCCTACCAGAGCAGGGACGCTGGGTACATCTCGCCGTCGTTTATGATGCCCCGGCTGCCACCGTGCGCTTTTATCTCAATGGCCGCTTTGACAAAGAAACCCGCCAGGCCACCGCCCACCCTGCCCTGCTCGGCCCCGCCCAGATCGGCAACTGGAACTCCAAAGACCGCAAGCTCAGCGGTCGTGTTGACGAACTCATCCTGTTAGGCCGCGCCATGACCGACGATGAAATCCGCGCCCTGTTTGATGCAGGCAATCCTTACCATTGAGACCGCATGACCAAGCTGAAACCCGCCTCCCTCGCCTGGATCACCCTCACTGCCAGCCTCGGTGCCGCCCCAGTGGATTTCCTCCATGACGTGCGCCCCGTGCTGGAGCAGCACTGCTACTCCTGCCATGGACCGGAAAAACAAAAGTCCGGCCTGCGCTTCGACATCAAGGCCGAGGCTCTCAAAGGCGGCGACTCCCACGCGCCTAACATACTGCCTGGCAATGCCCAGGACAGCCCGCTCATCCAGTTCATCACCACCGAGGATGAAGACACGCAGAT
Coding sequences within:
- a CDS encoding Gfo/Idh/MocA family oxidoreductase, which gives rise to MILPAALLGRAGAVAPNSKIRLACIGVGGQGTSNLRALLADERVQVVAICDVDGKHRERALNLAGLKAGDGYNDFREVLARTDVDAVMNATPDHWHANVAIAAAQAGKDLFSEKPLGASIAEGRAICRAVEDNKRVLQCGTWRRSGLKVRMACELVRNGYIGELKEIQVGVPGTFAIRGGYTGMEGPEEVPAHLDYAMWLGSAPERPYTAARCHFNFRWIDEYSPGYITDWGAHFVDVAQWGAGMDETTPTEVEALEVKRRSAGLYDAPEQYRIEYRYANGLKMSMFSTDDKATYGTKFIGSEGWIFTEAETLKASNLDILRIKMKEGDTRLYESKHHHRNFIDAVISRGRTAAPAEIAQKAATICHMGAIAAKVKHGLKFDPKAETFAGDDEANAMLMRPMRDAWKI
- a CDS encoding class I SAM-dependent methyltransferase, producing the protein MPTDLRDWYDTPLYYDIIFDADTPREATFLETVWTIFGEKSRTRRVLEPACGSGRLVIEMARRGWKVDGFDGNEHMLAFARERLKKEGLKARLWPDWMQSFQVTKNGHYDLAHCLVSTFKYLQTEADALACMQRVATALKPGGLFVLGLHLSDYAAEKEEHERWKARRDDIEVVCNTHTWPPDRKTRLEALRTRLKISHAGRTHLQETRWHFRTYNARQLKALLRKVPELELMICYDFTYDLDTPRQLDDSYPDIVLVLKRQVQ
- a CDS encoding sigma-70 family RNA polymerase sigma factor, translated to MSPAETEQHQRFLRALTAHEPAVRAYVRRLVPSRADADDVMQEVAIVLWDKFGEFREGAEFRPWAFSIARFKVLSWLRDKGRDRLVLSEEVVDLMAEENALDETRLERQRRALEACTQKLEPDQRQLLMQAYQPQASIQNIATTSGRTVAGFYQWLHRIRRLLQDCVQRELAKEEPS
- a CDS encoding LamG-like jellyroll fold domain-containing protein, whose translation is MNLDELANRYLDGQASAEEVLQLDHLLRTQAASRRHFADLANLDSALAEQAAGWEPQPLSKPAPAKPLRTAPSRLCLAAAATIAVLITSAWWWQSSTHIYATVARGIGLTEFPQGMEIYRKHYSIQSGTVEFITARGARVVIEAPASFQFASAQLLHLKQGRLAADVPPAAKGFTVITPTGKAVDLGTKFGVDVPADGQAEIHVFQGEVIAQSDKGGKRQSLRDGEAYSLQSGAGAAREIRSAAFIQPDEMQALQAALTSGQRARSDAAIAALRQDESLIALLDFEEETLPSGTFRMTQGRWPGSRAPEFVHVGDHMKLTAGGNGRSWPQLTLAAWVRLDRLGQPYQSLYHTDGWDEDKPGQVHWMINRDSTMRLALKHNTLAPGAVEKQGFPDSLTPVLPEQGRWVHLAVVYDAPAATVRFYLNGRFDKETRQATAHPALLGPAQIGNWNSKDRKLSGRVDELILLGRAMTDDEIRALFDAGNPYH